A part of Candidatus Nezhaarchaeota archaeon genomic DNA contains:
- a CDS encoding 30S ribosomal protein S9 codes for MEAVSIATRIVVSSGKRKTAIAKVVIKPGKGRVLINGKPLELLEPEVARWKIMEPLLLIGDLRNLVDVEVNAMGGGFMGQAAASRIAIARGLVEFFRDRPEVKQILVSYDRHMLAGDPREAEPKKPRGRSARAKRQKSYR; via the coding sequence ATGGAGGCCGTGAGTATAGCTACAAGAATTGTAGTATCAAGTGGTAAGAGGAAGACCGCTATAGCAAAAGTCGTCATAAAGCCTGGAAAGGGCAGAGTTCTCATTAACGGTAAGCCACTTGAACTATTAGAGCCCGAGGTAGCCAGGTGGAAGATCATGGAGCCACTCTTACTGATAGGTGATTTAAGGAATCTCGTAGATGTAGAGGTCAATGCGATGGGGGGAGGCTTCATGGGGCAGGCTGCCGCTTCAAGGATAGCAATAGCGAGAGGTTTGGTTGAGTTCTTTAGAGACAGACCTGAAGTAAAGCAGATTTTAGTTAGCTATGATAGGCACATGCTGGCTGGGGATCCTCGAGAAGCTGAGCCTAAAAAGCCTCGTGGAAGATCCGCTAGAGCTAAGAGACAGAAGAGTTACAGGTAG
- a CDS encoding 50S ribosomal protein L13, whose product MSQQVIVVDAEGQILGRMASLVAKRLLMGERVVIVNAEKAVISGNRRSIIHAYKEEVLSKKTWKRPEKGPKKYRRPDMIVKRVIRGMLPYKQWKGKKAYRNLRVYIGVPEEYAEVHKVKFPQAAASRLMRSYITVGELAKEVGWRP is encoded by the coding sequence GTGAGTCAGCAGGTCATAGTTGTGGATGCTGAAGGGCAGATACTTGGTAGAATGGCAAGCTTGGTTGCTAAGAGGCTTTTAATGGGTGAAAGAGTGGTCATCGTGAATGCTGAGAAGGCAGTGATATCGGGGAATAGGAGGTCCATAATACACGCTTACAAGGAGGAAGTTCTATCAAAGAAAACATGGAAAAGACCTGAGAAGGGGCCTAAGAAGTATAGGAGGCCAGACATGATAGTTAAGAGGGTAATAAGGGGCATGCTTCCATATAAACAATGGAAGGGCAAGAAGGCTTACAGGAACTTAAGGGTTTACATAGGGGTACCTGAGGAGTATGCGGAGGTCCATAAGGTCAAGTTTCCTCAAGCTGCTGCATCTCGATTAATGAGAAGCTACATAACTGTTGGTGAGTTAGCAAAGGAGGTTGGATGGAGGCCGTGA
- a CDS encoding 50S ribosomal protein L18e, which produces MEVRATNPMIRKVIITLRRAYRQYHVRLWRDLIERINVPKRRRNVVNVSRINRYTNTNDVVVVPGKVLGAGVIDHPVTVAALWFSKTAREKIVKAGGRSITIEELIAEKPSGSGVKIIG; this is translated from the coding sequence ATGGAAGTAAGAGCAACAAATCCAATGATTAGGAAGGTTATAATAACGTTGAGGAGGGCCTACAGGCAGTACCATGTAAGATTATGGAGGGATTTAATTGAGAGGATAAATGTCCCTAAAAGGAGGAGGAATGTTGTTAATGTTAGCAGGATCAACAGATACACTAATACAAATGACGTTGTTGTTGTGCCTGGCAAGGTTTTGGGGGCTGGCGTCATAGATCATCCAGTGACTGTTGCAGCTCTATGGTTCTCTAAGACAGCTCGAGAGAAAATAGTGAAGGCTGGTGGGAGGAGCATAACCATAGAGGAGTTAATAGCTGAGAAACCATCAGGAAGTGGAGTGAAGATCATAGGGTGA
- a CDS encoding DNA-directed RNA polymerase subunit D codes for MQVELLEKSENELRFIVRGVSSAFVNSLRRTIIAEVPTMAIEDVVILTNTSPLFDEIIAHRLSLIPLTTPKEGYVMPKDCECGGSGCSKCQARLYLDVKAEYPTIVYAENLLSDDLNVRPVYGNMPIVKLEMGQALVLEAYAQLGLGKDHAKWQPVSACAYKYYPHINIEHSLCDKCGKCVDACARGVLKIEQDELKVIDIMKCTICRDCMEACPRGVIRVDRVEGAFIFYLESTGTMPPEEIVIKAADLLINKARKFIKALEGQPDGSKSNKSND; via the coding sequence ATGCAAGTAGAGCTTCTAGAGAAGAGTGAGAACGAGCTTCGCTTTATAGTTAGGGGTGTGAGTTCAGCATTTGTAAATTCTCTGAGGAGAACCATAATAGCCGAGGTTCCAACCATGGCCATAGAGGATGTTGTCATACTTACTAATACTTCACCTCTATTTGATGAGATCATAGCCCATAGGCTTAGCCTCATTCCGCTGACGACTCCAAAAGAGGGCTACGTCATGCCTAAGGATTGTGAGTGTGGAGGTTCAGGTTGCTCTAAGTGTCAAGCAAGGTTGTATTTAGATGTGAAGGCCGAATATCCTACTATTGTTTATGCTGAAAACCTGTTATCTGACGACTTAAATGTGAGGCCTGTTTATGGTAACATGCCCATAGTTAAGTTAGAAATGGGTCAAGCATTGGTACTTGAAGCTTATGCTCAACTTGGACTTGGCAAGGATCATGCAAAGTGGCAGCCAGTATCAGCTTGTGCTTACAAGTACTACCCCCACATAAACATTGAGCATAGCCTTTGTGATAAGTGCGGTAAATGCGTTGATGCCTGTGCTAGAGGAGTATTAAAAATTGAGCAGGATGAATTAAAGGTTATTGACATAATGAAATGCACTATTTGTCGTGATTGCATGGAGGCATGTCCAAGGGGGGTCATTAGAGTTGATAGAGTTGAGGGTGCCTTCATATTTTATTTAGAGTCTACAGGCACAATGCCTCCAGAAGAAATAGTCATTAAGGCTGCTGACCTTCTCATCAATAAAGCAAGGAAGTTTATAAAAGCTCTGGAGGGACAACCTGATGGAAGTAAGAGCAACAAATCCAATGATTAG
- a CDS encoding 30S ribosomal protein S11, with product MAAQPMPQQSSAQQPKTLNWGVAWIYASFNNTIILITDLTGAETVARASGGMVVKADREKPSPYAAMMAATKAAKMAIERGINAIHIRVRAPGGSGPKIPGPGAQAAIRALARAGLVIGSIEDVTPVPHDHIRKPGGRRGRRV from the coding sequence ATGGCTGCTCAACCCATGCCTCAACAATCATCGGCCCAGCAACCAAAAACACTGAATTGGGGTGTAGCCTGGATTTATGCGAGCTTTAATAACACAATAATATTGATAACTGACTTAACAGGTGCTGAGACTGTTGCCAGAGCATCTGGGGGTATGGTGGTTAAGGCTGATAGAGAAAAGCCTTCACCCTATGCCGCCATGATGGCTGCGACGAAGGCCGCTAAGATGGCCATAGAGAGGGGTATAAATGCAATTCACATTAGAGTGAGGGCTCCTGGAGGTAGTGGTCCCAAGATACCTGGTCCTGGAGCTCAAGCTGCTATTAGAGCTTTAGCAAGAGCTGGCTTGGTCATAGGGAGTATAGAGGATGTCACGCCAGTGCCCCATGATCATATAAGGAAGCCGGGTGGTAGGCGTGGTAGGAGAGTCTAA
- a CDS encoding 30S ribosomal protein S4 produces MGDPKKPRKTWKGPRHPWKRDVLRKEMELIGVYGLRNKRELWRAMSILRKFRHQARRLLAQKDEKQTRELLAKLNRLGLLPSDATLDDVLSLKVEDILERRLQTIVSRKGLAKSMHHARQLIVHRKVAIGGAIVTTPNRLLTVDEERLVHLVEQPVTVEESGGRK; encoded by the coding sequence ATGGGGGATCCCAAGAAGCCTAGGAAGACTTGGAAGGGTCCTCGGCATCCATGGAAGAGGGATGTGCTTAGAAAGGAGATGGAACTTATTGGCGTGTATGGCCTCAGGAATAAGCGTGAGCTATGGAGGGCTATGTCCATCTTGAGGAAGTTTAGACATCAGGCTAGAAGGTTGCTTGCTCAAAAAGATGAGAAACAAACTCGTGAGCTATTAGCCAAATTAAATAGGTTAGGTCTCCTACCTTCAGACGCCACTTTAGATGACGTACTGTCTCTTAAAGTTGAAGATATTCTAGAAAGGAGGCTTCAAACCATAGTCTCCAGGAAAGGTCTTGCAAAAAGTATGCATCATGCCCGCCAACTTATAGTTCATAGGAAAGTGGCAATAGGGGGGGCTATAGTAACGACACCAAATAGGTTATTGACCGTGGATGAAGAGAGACTTGTACATCTAGTTGAACAACCTGTAACCGTGGAGGAGAGTGGGGGTAGGAAGTAA
- a CDS encoding 30S ribosomal protein S13 has product MSQEFKHIIRIAGLDIDGSLNIEEGLSKIRGIGHTLARVIVNILDLDRSMRVGYLSEAMVKKIEDVIANPLKYGVPPWALNRQSDIKTGESRLLIGSDLVLTVREDVDRLKRIRCWRGVRHALGLKVRGQRTRTTGRVGLTVGVKKKPK; this is encoded by the coding sequence GTGTCGCAAGAGTTTAAGCATATAATAAGGATAGCTGGGTTAGACATAGATGGTAGTTTAAACATTGAGGAGGGTTTATCTAAAATTAGAGGTATAGGTCACACGCTGGCTAGGGTTATTGTTAATATCCTAGATCTTGATAGAAGTATGAGGGTAGGTTATTTGAGTGAGGCTATGGTTAAGAAAATCGAAGACGTCATAGCAAATCCGTTAAAGTATGGGGTCCCTCCTTGGGCTCTTAATAGACAGAGTGATATTAAGACTGGTGAAAGTAGGCTCCTTATAGGTTCCGATCTTGTCCTTACCGTTAGGGAGGATGTTGATAGGCTAAAAAGGATTAGGTGTTGGCGTGGTGTTAGACACGCATTAGGTCTTAAGGTTAGAGGTCAACGAACTAGAACTACTGGTAGAGTAGGCTTAACTGTTGGTGTTAAGAAGAAGCCTAAATAA